The following are encoded together in the bacterium genome:
- a CDS encoding type II toxin-antitoxin system HicA family toxin produces the protein MSQLAPIHWKKFEKFLLYIGCHFERQKGDHLIYWREGLKRPVVFPRDEEIPAFVIRNNLRTLNMSVNEYLEIIKRL, from the coding sequence ATGTCCCAATTAGCCCCTATTCATTGGAAAAAGTTTGAAAAATTTCTTCTTTATATTGGTTGTCATTTTGAGCGTCAAAAAGGCGACCACTTAATTTATTGGAGAGAAGGTTTAAAAAGACCTGTGGTTTTTCCAAGGGATGAAGAAATTCCTGCTTTCGTCATTCGTAATAATTTAAGAACCTTAAATATGAGTGTCAATGAATATTTAGAGATTATAAAAAGATTATAA
- a CDS encoding T9SS type A sorting domain-containing protein, which translates to MIKLWCPKITFANLTDQCKIRIYNIARELVFDQEFTNTNGKVELDLKNKQGKPVVSGVYIYKLTLEDAIQIDKDVKRGLLKMSNLQIPMPIR; encoded by the coding sequence CTGATAAAATTATGGTGCCCAAAGATTACTTTTGCAAACCTTACAGACCAATGCAAAATTAGAATTTACAACATCGCAAGGGAGCTTGTTTTTGACCAAGAATTCACCAATACAAATGGCAAGGTTGAATTGGATTTAAAAAATAAGCAGGGAAAACCTGTTGTCTCTGGAGTCTATATCTACAAGCTTACCTTGGAAGATGCTATACAAATTGACAAAGATGTCAAGAGAGGGCTTTTAAAAATGTCCAATCTCCAAATCCCAATGCCAATTAGATGA
- a CDS encoding DUF3368 domain-containing protein, with the protein MELDKKEAEAITLAIEMKADLLLLDERRARKIASCLGIRFIGLLGVLIEDKRKMFIDAVKPFLNDMIAKAGFWVDKELYERFLKEAEE; encoded by the coding sequence TTGGAATTAGATAAAAAAGAGGCAGAGGCAATTACATTGGCTATAGAGATGAAGGCAGATCTTTTACTTCTGGATGAACGGCGAGCTCGTAAGATAGCTTCTTGTTTAGGGATTAGATTTATTGGGCTTTTAGGTGTGCTTATTGAAGATAAGCGTAAAATGTTTATCGATGCGGTTAAACCCTTTCTTAACGATATGATTGCCAAAGCAGGTTTTTGGGTAGATAAAGAGTTATATGAGCGTTTTTTAAAGGAAGCAGAAGAATGA